In Rubripirellula tenax, the following are encoded in one genomic region:
- a CDS encoding outer membrane protein assembly factor BamB family protein, with translation MLSFGFSLRVSAIASICFACWTSCALADGSWPQFRGASGDGIVASQSVPTAFGEDQNVTWKTGLPGRAWSSPVIADGTIWVTTAVERAATDEERLEMMRASGIEEKKMKQLAIAKAIELKLISVDLESGSVVSSTDLAVIEKPDAIHSLNSYASPTPVIDGDSLYCHFGTYGTFRVDRKSGEVVWQRRLPLEHGVGPGSSPLVHGDVLVLIQDGMDRQYVTGLNKRTGETIWEADRPPFENATPDTSKSYCTPIVITDSAGREQLICMGAQWIVAYEAKTGNEIWRLRHGKGFSVVPRPLFQDDVVFFSTGFGKPELWAVRVDGSGDVTDSHVEWTTAQGIPARPSMVLHDNRLYMVSDNGVASSKSAVDGEEFWKERLGGDYSASPTLIGGLIYFGSHDGKVTIVKPGDEPEIVAVNELDGKIMASPAVIDGALIVRTDAALYRIEEK, from the coding sequence ATGTTGTCTTTCGGTTTTTCCTTGCGTGTTTCCGCGATTGCTTCGATCTGTTTCGCTTGTTGGACCTCCTGTGCTCTGGCGGATGGATCTTGGCCCCAGTTTCGTGGCGCGTCGGGCGACGGCATTGTCGCTAGCCAGTCGGTGCCGACGGCGTTTGGCGAAGATCAAAATGTTACTTGGAAGACGGGGCTGCCCGGCCGAGCTTGGTCGTCGCCGGTGATTGCCGATGGGACCATTTGGGTCACGACGGCGGTGGAGCGAGCGGCGACCGACGAAGAGCGGCTGGAAATGATGCGGGCGTCGGGTATCGAAGAGAAGAAGATGAAACAGTTGGCGATTGCCAAGGCGATCGAGCTGAAACTGATCTCGGTCGACTTGGAAAGCGGCAGCGTTGTGTCGTCAACCGATTTGGCGGTCATCGAAAAGCCGGATGCCATCCATTCACTCAACAGCTACGCGTCGCCAACGCCGGTGATCGATGGCGATTCACTGTATTGCCACTTCGGTACTTACGGAACGTTTCGCGTTGATCGGAAGTCGGGCGAAGTTGTTTGGCAGCGACGGTTGCCTCTGGAGCATGGTGTCGGTCCGGGCAGTTCACCGCTTGTGCATGGTGACGTCTTAGTGCTGATCCAAGACGGTATGGATCGTCAGTACGTCACGGGATTGAATAAACGCACGGGCGAAACGATCTGGGAAGCTGACCGGCCGCCGTTCGAGAACGCGACGCCGGATACTTCGAAGTCTTACTGTACCCCGATCGTGATCACGGACTCGGCCGGCCGCGAGCAACTGATTTGCATGGGAGCTCAGTGGATCGTTGCTTACGAAGCGAAAACGGGCAACGAGATTTGGCGACTGCGTCACGGCAAAGGTTTTTCGGTCGTCCCTCGTCCGTTGTTTCAGGACGACGTTGTTTTCTTTTCGACTGGTTTCGGTAAACCTGAACTTTGGGCGGTTCGTGTCGACGGATCGGGGGACGTGACCGATTCGCACGTCGAGTGGACGACGGCTCAGGGGATTCCCGCGCGACCGTCGATGGTGTTGCACGATAACCGACTTTACATGGTATCGGACAATGGCGTGGCCAGTAGTAAGAGTGCCGTCGACGGTGAAGAGTTTTGGAAGGAGCGACTCGGTGGCGACTATTCGGCATCGCCGACGCTGATCGGTGGGCTGATCTATTTTGGATCCCACGACGGCAAGGTCACGATCGTGAAGCCTGGCGACGAACCCGAGATCGTTGCGGTGAACGAGCTTGATGGAAAGATCATGGCTTCGCCCGCGGTGATCGATGGCGCGTTGATCGTTCGTACTGACGCGGCGCTGTACCGCATCGAAGAAAAGTGA